One region of Terricaulis silvestris genomic DNA includes:
- a CDS encoding M10 family metallopeptidase C-terminal domain-containing protein has product MFIADPELNWTNNWLGFNGYGATTLIHELGHSIGLSHPGAYNFAPGIPLSYLGLAEYAQDSEQYSIMSYWAPAETGAQILDFSTFLFGNAQTPMLHDIYVAQSIYGADPTTRAGDTIYGFNSTAGRDAFDFSSNAFPNVSIYDAGGNDTIDLSGFNASVFLDLHDGAFSSGAQAAPTAAVVNANRAALTALTDGAQVFAPLTQAQIDNTINIRSGNHAIFIQGDTGVAGVRATAYDNLSIAYGTVIENGIGGSQRDVLWGNEVANRLEGRGGNDVLNGFEGADTLVGGAGNDLFVLSVVESGDKVMDFQTGLDDIDLRGTGIDMTWIGGAAFSGVAGQVRFASDVLSVDINGDGVADMIASVLGDDLVASDVLIL; this is encoded by the coding sequence GTGTTCATCGCCGATCCGGAACTGAACTGGACCAACAATTGGCTCGGCTTCAACGGCTACGGCGCGACGACTCTGATCCACGAACTGGGCCATTCCATCGGCCTGTCGCACCCCGGCGCCTACAACTTCGCGCCAGGCATTCCGCTCTCCTATCTCGGTCTCGCCGAATACGCTCAAGACAGCGAACAATACTCGATCATGTCCTATTGGGCGCCGGCGGAGACGGGCGCGCAGATCCTCGACTTCAGCACGTTCCTGTTCGGCAACGCACAGACGCCGATGCTGCACGACATCTACGTCGCGCAATCGATCTATGGCGCCGATCCGACCACGCGCGCCGGCGACACGATCTATGGCTTCAACTCCACCGCGGGGCGCGACGCGTTCGATTTCTCGAGCAACGCGTTCCCCAACGTCTCGATCTACGACGCGGGCGGCAACGACACGATCGACCTGTCGGGCTTCAACGCCAGCGTGTTCCTGGACCTGCATGACGGCGCGTTCAGCTCCGGCGCGCAGGCCGCCCCGACCGCGGCCGTCGTCAATGCCAACCGTGCCGCCCTCACGGCACTGACGGACGGAGCGCAGGTGTTCGCGCCCCTCACTCAGGCCCAGATCGACAACACCATCAACATCCGCTCCGGCAATCACGCCATCTTCATCCAGGGCGACACCGGCGTCGCCGGCGTCCGCGCCACGGCCTACGACAATCTCTCAATCGCCTACGGCACGGTGATCGAAAACGGGATCGGCGGTTCGCAGCGCGACGTGCTGTGGGGCAACGAGGTCGCCAACCGGCTCGAAGGCCGCGGCGGCAATGACGTGCTCAACGGCTTCGAAGGCGCCGACACCTTGGTCGGCGGCGCGGGCAACGACCTGTTCGTGCTGAGCGTCGTTGAGTCCGGCGATAAGGTCATGGACTTCCAGACCGGCCTTGACGACATCGACCTCCGCGGCACGGGCATCGACATGACTTGGATCGGCGGCGCGGCGTTCAGCGGTGTTGCGGGTCAGGTTCGCTTCGCCAGCGATGTTCTCTCCGTCGACATCAACGGCGACGGCGTGGCTGATATGATCGCCAGCGTGCTCGGTGACGACCTCGTCGCCAGCGATGTGCTGATCCTGTAG
- a CDS encoding ion transporter translates to MPLIRRKHATAKAYVHDWLEPDEPGGINFFSGTIIALVLISLFSLALETEASRADTMLDPAWLAPLQAINLAVVWIFAVEFALRFWSEGENPAHAGVMGRLRFLMQPVTIADVLAFLPELVAMVFFPEASIALFPALRALRLFRLFKLARYVPAFAIVGAAVRRAWAPLMAALCVAGAQLYIAAMMLYLIEGENKPEAFGSIARAMWWAVVTLTTVGYGDVYPETLWGRVAAGFVALAGVGIVALPTGILASSFAEEFRERHERAERAAAARRGAAE, encoded by the coding sequence ATGCCGCTGATTAGGCGCAAACACGCGACGGCGAAGGCGTACGTCCACGACTGGCTCGAACCCGACGAGCCGGGCGGGATCAATTTCTTTTCCGGCACGATCATCGCGCTGGTGTTGATCAGCTTGTTCTCCCTGGCGTTGGAAACGGAGGCGTCGCGCGCTGACACCATGCTTGATCCGGCGTGGCTGGCGCCGCTGCAGGCGATCAATCTCGCGGTGGTTTGGATTTTCGCGGTTGAGTTTGCGCTGCGGTTTTGGTCGGAGGGCGAGAACCCGGCGCACGCGGGCGTGATGGGGCGGCTGCGGTTTTTGATGCAGCCGGTGACGATCGCGGACGTGCTGGCGTTTTTGCCGGAGCTGGTCGCGATGGTGTTCTTTCCGGAAGCCAGCATTGCGCTCTTCCCTGCTCTGCGGGCGTTGCGGCTGTTTCGGCTGTTCAAACTGGCGCGTTACGTGCCGGCGTTTGCGATTGTGGGCGCGGCGGTGCGGCGGGCTTGGGCGCCATTGATGGCCGCGCTCTGCGTCGCGGGCGCGCAACTCTATATCGCGGCGATGATGCTGTATCTGATCGAAGGTGAGAACAAGCCGGAAGCGTTTGGCTCGATTGCGCGTGCGATGTGGTGGGCGGTCGTGACGCTGACGACGGTTGGGTACGGCGACGTTTATCCCGAGACGCTGTGGGGGCGCGTGGCGGCGGGGTTTGTCGCGCTCGCGGGTGTTGGCATCGTGGCGCTGCCAACGGGTATTCTCGCCTCGTCATTCGCGGAGGAGTTTCGCGAGCGGCATGAACGCGCTGAACGCGCAGCGGCGGCGCGGCGTGGGGCAGCCGAGTAG
- a CDS encoding DMT family transporter, translating to MQAWVMLGLAGVAEIGWVIGLKYSEGFTRIWWSSFTIVSLLVSMVLLGLAVKTLPIGTAYAVWTGIGAVGAAIAGLFLFGESANAVRLACIVMIVAGVVGLKLATPS from the coding sequence ATGCAAGCGTGGGTGATGTTGGGGCTAGCCGGCGTGGCGGAGATTGGGTGGGTGATTGGGCTCAAATACTCCGAGGGCTTCACGCGGATCTGGTGGTCGAGCTTCACGATCGTTTCGCTGCTGGTTTCGATGGTGCTGCTGGGCTTGGCAGTGAAGACGCTGCCGATTGGCACGGCGTACGCGGTGTGGACCGGGATCGGCGCGGTGGGCGCGGCGATTGCGGGGTTGTTCCTGTTTGGCGAGAGCGCCAATGCGGTGCGGCTGGCGTGCATTGTTATGATCGTGGCGGGCGTGGTGGGGCTGAAACTCGCAACGCCTAGCTGA
- a CDS encoding GIY-YIG nuclease family protein → MRVDESRCTAAYIMASRRHGTLYTGSALDLIPRVGDHKQGVGSKFVAKYGVTKLVWFEQFMSEARDREYEIKHWNRDWKVELIERSNPDWNDLFPVLSGAELPRRRSGS, encoded by the coding sequence GTGCGTGTCGATGAGAGCCGCTGCACCGCCGCTTACATCATGGCGAGCCGCAGGCATGGGACACTCTACACCGGCTCGGCGCTCGATCTGATCCCGCGGGTTGGGGATCACAAGCAAGGCGTCGGCTCGAAGTTCGTCGCCAAGTATGGCGTGACCAAGCTGGTTTGGTTCGAGCAATTCATGTCAGAAGCGCGCGATCGAGAGTACGAAATCAAGCATTGGAATCGCGACTGGAAAGTCGAGCTGATTGAGCGAAGCAACCCGGATTGGAACGATCTATTTCCGGTGCTTTCCGGCGCTGAATTGCCAAGGCGGCGTTCCGGGAGTTGA